The following are from one region of the Myxocyprinus asiaticus isolate MX2 ecotype Aquarium Trade chromosome 2, UBuf_Myxa_2, whole genome shotgun sequence genome:
- the tmem9b gene encoding transmembrane protein 9B yields the protein MSPLISTAAVNLLTFSSLVCFLLTLSAQTSEAKNSEDIRCKCICPPYKDIDGQIYNQNVSLKDCNCLHVVEPMPVEGKDVEAYCLRCECKYEERSSGTIKVTIIIYLSILGLLLLYMVYLTLLEPMLKRRLFGHSQLIQSDDDVGDQQPFANAHDVLSRSRSRSNMLNKVEHAQQRWRRQVQEQRKSVFDRHVVLS from the exons ATGTCTCCATTGATCTCAACAGCTGCTGTCAATCTGTTGACGTTTTCATCGCTAGTTTGTTTTCTTCTGACATTATCAGCACAAACCTCCGAAGCTAAG AATTCAGAAGACATCCGCTGTAAATGTATCTGTCCACCCTACAAGGACATAGATGGACAGATCTACAATCAGAACGTTTCCCTGAAGGACTG TAATTGCCTCCATGTGGTGGAACCAATGCCAGTTGAAGGCAAGGACGTGGAGGCGTACTGTTTACGCTGTGAATGCAAGTATGAAGAAAGGAGCTCTGGAACTATTAAA GTCACCATTATAATTTATCTGTCTATTCTGGGCCTTTTGCTGTTGTATATGGTCTATCTGACACTGTTGGAGCCTATGCTGAAGAGAAGACTGTTTGGCCATTCACAGCTGATTCAGAGTGATGATGATGTTGGG GACCAGCAGCCCTTTGCCAATGCCCATGATGtgctctctcgctctcgctctcgtTCCAATATGCTTAACAAAGTGGAGCACGCTCAGCAACGCTGGAGGAGGCAGGTCCAAGAACAGCGCAAGTCTGTCTTCGACCGCCATGTGGTGCTCAGCTAA
- the LOC127414139 gene encoding uncharacterized protein LOC127414139, translating to MMKQPHWCQEHNLSLNVSKTKELVVDFRRRHREHSPITINGAPVERVSSFKFLGVHITEELTWSIHTEAVVKKAHQRLFFLRRLRKFGMNRHILTRFYTCTVESILTGCITAWYDNSFALNRKALQRVVRTARHIIGGELPSLQEIYTRRCVKKARRIIRDSSHPSHGLFSLLPSGRRYRSIRTRTSRLYDSFFPQAIRLLNS from the coding sequence atgatgaaacagccacactggtgtcaggagcacaacctctccctcaacgtcagtaagacaaaggagcttgtggtggacttcaggagaagacatagagaacacagtcccatcaccatcaatggagcaccagtggagagagtcagcagcttcaagttcctgggtgtccacatcactgaggaactcacatggtccatccacactgaagctgttgtgaagaaggctcatcagcgcctcttcttcctgagacggctgaggaagtttggaatgaaccgccacatcctcacacggttctacacctgcactgtagagagcatcctgactggctgcatcaccgcctggtatgACAACAGCttcgccctcaaccgcaaagccctgcaaagggtggtgcgaactgccagacacatcatcggaggtgagcttccctccctgcaggaaatatataccaggcggtgtgtgaaaaaagctcggaggatcatcagagactccagccacccgagccatgggctgttctcactgctaccatcaggcaggcggtatcgcagcatcaggacccgcaccagccgactttatgatagcttcttcccccaagcaatcagacttttgaactcttga